ATAGGTCCTATATTCAAAATTCCAAAGATTTTTCATCTAATTCAAAACATCACACGCACTCATATTTGAATACATGTCGAGCATTGAATACAAAGACTTTTAAACAAATGAAGAGTATTTAGTTACATATGTGTAACAAAAGCTGGCCTTTCGGGCAAAACCCGTACGAATTTTACATTCAATACATAAAACAGGCCCGCAGGGTCAGATATTCAGAAATAGAACCAATAATCTAACTTGAAATCCCTTGAAAGGCGAGGCATTCCTTGCATTGCAGGTACGGAACAGTTCATTATTCAACTAAAGCTTCAAACCTATTTACTCATTGTACCATCATCAGTGCTTCTTCACTTCAGTCCTTTCATGAGATTAGTATTGGGTTTATGTCTAAATCAAGAGTTTAATTACTTAGATTCCTTGGCATTACATTCGAAATACAAGATAAATTAGTTTTACTGTTTTTATAAGGAGGTAAAGAATATAgttattatttagttaattatacATCAAATATAAGATTTTAAGCAGCAATGAAAGTAAACTTAAAACGTAATTGGTAATTAAAATGCTTCACAAATAAATTTTGGGGATTACCTATCAGCATTGTAAGAAGAAGATCTCTTCAAGTTAGGGATCTCCTCTTTCTTGGTCTCAATCAAGCTACCACTAAAATACTCTTTATCTTCCAAGCTTACCCTTGAGAAGCTCCCCGTTTCCCTCTCAATCCCTGCTTCTTTTCCCACCTGGCTACAATTCCCTGCCCCGCGTGGTAACCTCGATTTGTAATGTCCAATGAACGAGAACCCTTCATCCTTCTCTGAGCTGGCTCCACAATCCTTAAACGACATCGAACCGCACGATACCAACTGCATCAAAACGGACGACGCCTTAATCCTCCCACTTGGGCAACCCTCAGCCGTACGGTTCAAGCTATCTTCGTTACTACCACCACCGTTGCCCAATCTCAACCGTCCATCAGCTTTCATTAAGGATTCCAATGTCTCCGGGCTTGAATCCGACGGTGGAGGTGAAATCTCTTCCCTACTCAGCTCCGTAGTATGATTCAGCTCCAACTCTTGACTTTGACTTTCAGTACTTTCTAGCTCTTCGATTTCCGGTTCCTTAACCAACgcttttcttcttctcctcttATCATCAGTCTGAGTCGACGCATCAGCAGCGATTCTCCCGATTGATTCGGGTCTCGACTCAGACTTGTAAACTTTGTACTCATGGAGATCAATGGAACTCCAAGACTGATTCCTCCGCCGTCTTATTGACGGAAAATCATGCTCGTTCTCTGACTTCTGAGACTCCGCCGGTTTTGGTAATCGAAAAGAAGCCGACGTTATGTCAAGTGCTTGAGAGTTGATCGTGTGGTCGAGAATCTCCGATCCTTTGAGAATGTATTCTTGGCCATGAGACGGGTAAATGAAATCGTTTTCTGCTAAGTCGTGCCAAACGAATCCGTTTTTGTAGCTCCTGAGTTTTAACAATCAAAGCAGGACTATTAATATCAGACAGTGAAAGGAAATAGTAATCTGATCAAATGGTTGGGAATGAGCGAGCGTTTTACCGTTTGGAAGACCAAGAGTATAGACTAGCCATGCCTTTGCCTCGAAGGAGGTTTAGGCGGTTGATTACATCTGAAGAAAAAGATTTTGAAAATTGTAAGGAATATAGGAAAACAAGGTACTTTCTCAGCATCCgatcaaaagtaaaaataaaaagcttttgaaattttaaacttaattcttttctttctcttttcccgGAAAAAAGAgcactttttaatatatttttctcttAAAGGGAAAACAGAAAATTCGCTTTTTGTCAGCTGCAGCAGGCAGCAGCTATGGCTAGGTAAAACCAATTTGCAAAAGGCATTTCTTGGAACGTGAacgtaaattcaaaattttgaacactTAATTGTCTGAGAAACCAAACAACAGAGATAGAAACAAAGAaagtagagaaaaaaaaaagatctaGATGTTCTTTTCTTCACCATAAGACAAAACCCAGAAAGAGAAGTGCAATGGGAAGGGTTAATTGTCATACCTTTGAGATAAAGTCCATCATTAGAAGAGAGAGGAACTTCCATGAAATGAGGTTGTTCAAGCTGACCACTCCTAGACAAATAATAAACAACAGAAACCTTTCTTTCAGTGAGGGAAGACTTGTTGTTGTGAGGCTTGGGTTCAATCCAGACTTTGTTTCTTTCTGGGCTTATTTCTCTATCATTCCACTTCCTTGAAACAATTCCCCCGAACTCTGTCATTTTCCCTCTAGAACTGACCGCCATttcactttcttcttcttcttcttctctctatCTGAGAAACCCAACAACAGAAACAACAAAAGAAAGAGAATAAGACATTACGACGGGAGAGGAAGCCGAAATTATGATGAGAGAGAGGGAGCGGAGACAGTGCTGTTACCTGATGGAGAAGGGAGTAAGTGAAGAAGCTAGAAATGGGTAGGTTTGGATTTTATAGGGAGATGGATGAGAGTGTGTGAAATGGAGAAGAGTTTCAAAATAGGGATGCTGCAGACAACAGCTACCAAACAAATAAGGCCTGTTTTTTGCTTCACTTCTTGCGAGCATTGACTGTCAAATTCCTAGTTTATTTTATCTCGTACTACATAATAATATATCAAGATTTAAATCTGCAAATCGCTAAGTCAAACGGTGCCGTTCTGCCgcacatattttaaaattttaatgtgcAGTTAAAGCTTATTCGGGGAGGACTACTGTAGTCATATGATACTCTTTTTAACTTTGGAGTTTAGTTTCCTTTCCTCAAAAACTTTTAACCcgagatttaaatttttttaatggctaagtatatatatttttggtaaaTGGAGCAAAATTTATTTATGGATCAAATGTTTATTTGGGCCAACATTTTGCTATAACCTTTCTGAAGTTCAAAAAGAGTTcccattatattaattatttttaaaaaaatagtcaaCAATAATTTTGGGTATCATCCATTCTAAAGTAAGTTGGaggaaagaaattataaaagctGTCAACACTCAATAGTGGAAGTTGCTTGTTGCAGTGAAAAAGACTGTAATATATCCTTAAATGCAATGAAGAAGACGACCCAAGCTTTACATATTGGGGGAGTAATTGCCCACTTTCaaagaaaaaattcaaatttcttggaaataaatttattcaaaagaaaaaaaatcatgagTTGACTTATCATTTTTTAGAGGCCCACACCAAATGACCCAACTTTTGagactaaaataaaaagaaaggcaATGAACGTCCTGTCGACTCTGTCCTCTGATTTGGTTTTTAGAATAGAAAGTTGAGGTAAAAGTTAAAAAACTAAGAGAAATAGTTAAGTGGGACCCTGTATCCACGTGGCAAATGGAATCATGCAGATTAGAGGATGGCTGTATGTGGGTGGGAGGTTAAACATTTATTTAATCTGTTTGGTAAGAACCACCCAACGGTTGAGATTGAGGATCGAAAGGCGACAGTTCTATACGGTGCTGTGTGATCTGCAACTGGATGCGGCCAAATCTTTTTGGTGATCTAAGGAGATAATAATAGGATCAGATGATAATGGAAGTTTTGAGTAGGGGTgttcataaaaattttagattcatTCATTAGGATCAAGTCTAATCTGgcttaaaaaatagatttaaatttttgtttaaatttatcttgaataaaaatgttaaagtcAAGGCTCGGTTTAgtctatattaattttttatataatttttttaaaatatatataatacattaaaaatattaaaataaatattttttaataaattaaaaataaattttaaaaaatgtatacttaaataacataaaacatgtgtaatttaataagtaaatatctttaaaatagtaacaaatttaataataaaacaatagttatacaataacaacaaaacaataacaacataatagtaaaatagtagtaaaatagtaaaaaaaaagcaagaaaatactaaaaaatgcaatttttttacatatttgggCCGGGCCAGGTTAAAAAAGCCTTACTCAAGACCCGGCCAATTTTCtgaacgggccttatttttttatccaaactcattatatttttattcaaatattcCCACTTTTCGAGTAGGCCTTCACCTGGCCCGACCCATAAACAGGAGAAGTTTTGAGTAAAAGATGttcaaataatttacaaaatgctttaatatatttttagattttaacccaaaaaaaaactataattttaaatGGGATAATTTCATTGGACAtccttaaattataatttttttttcaaattgacatataatttattttaaatttaatccttaaatatcATTATCAAAATAATAGTATTATCTCAGACATTAAATGTGAACATATATTTAATggcatattaaaatttaaagatttatttATATCATCTTGAATTTAAcgtgaaatatatttaaaatataaataaaaaattaacgtGTATTTAcctatgtcaaaattttcaaatatattaaatctaaattatcaatgccacatatatatatttaacatttcatCTACATATctgaaaattttaatactttcataatttaaataaaacgaattttaaaattttaaaatcataatgCGAGGGTTTttgtaattataatattttaattagtttaatattatatCTAAATCACGAAATACTTACCGCATCAATGTCTCATAAAGTGTGAGCGGGAAACTTGGCCGGAAGTCCAAAAAATGGGCAAAAAAGTCCAAAGATTAAAAACATGTTCCCGTGCAAAGTCAGGTTGAACATTTTTCAAGTTCTGATATAAAAAGAGATGCATACAGACATGCATTTGAGTCATGTGAGGACCCAATTACTCTTAAGTTTTATGTCAAAGGGTGAAGCCGACAACtcctttttatattatttatcaaaatttggaTAATTGTGCTGTAAGTCATTCGGTTTTAATTGAGTTTGtgttgaatttatatatttttattcatcaaaaagaaattttaattatattttataatattcataataattttttatttttatttaaatcattgatttgattaatgcgtttgtaaattttcaaattttcacttCCAgtcgaaaaatatttttttaattaaaaagacaTCGAGCTTCttctataatttaaaaaataaaaaaactttaaaattaaaattcatatctaaATTTGCTAAATATAGAAAATTCTGGAATCTCTCAGAATAGTAGTGCACGAGAACAATTATGAGCTCCAAGGGGGCCAAGTCTTTGGACTCGGGAGTTATTGAAAACGCCACACTTATTGGACTTGGACCGTTGCTTCGCTTACAAAAGCCATATCCCAATAATCTTCATCTTCGAATTATCATTGACGATCAAACTACTGCTACTACAGTGGATTCCTTGCCCTTCTTAGGTTTTGGTAACTGGAatagtaagtttttttttatgacAGTGGAGGCCCCACACGGCAGCTTTTAAAAGGGGAAACCAGTCCAGAATTCGAAGATGAAAAGGAGTAGTCCATCCATCGATGACATATGGAAAGTTATTGATACGTCTGAAGAAAACTCAATGAATATGGAACTTGAAACCTCCTATCTGTGAACTAGGTTGTAATTTTTCTTCTACTTCTATGGCTTATCCTTCATGGTACTTACTTTGGAAGATGAACTTTGAACAAGAAGAGAGTAAAATGTTCTCCCCTCCAATAAATTTCTTTCTGGTACGTCATGAATATTTTATGGGACAGCATCTTTAACTGGCTAGTCAGAATTCGTTTGGTTTCTCAAATCTAATACTGTTATTTCCCAGGGAAACTCTTAAACCTCTATAATTGGGTTTGCTCTAAGCTTTCTGATAAACATTTTTCTTATCTCATCCTGCATATATCACAGTAATCGTTTCATTTACATGGAAGTatgtaaatactaaaaaaaaaatattcctttgaattttagaatttgaaccgGCTTGAACATCTTTGACACTAGAGTTTTTCATCTTCTATACTAAGATTTCGCAGCAATCAGCTATGTCTAAGGTTGAATCTCAAGACCTTCCCATTGTTAATGTCCAGCCATAATTGACATTTTCAACTaatgtttattattgattttgttctttttcatactgttttttgtgattttaattatcaaattaaatgcATTTTGGACATGAAATTCTGTTAATTTAACGCAAGTGAAGAATATCAAATGATTGAAAAACCAAGTTCACAGGAACCAGCACTTAACAAAAGAGAGATACAAACATGGAATAAACACCCACAACAATGAAACCAAAGTGATCCACCCAACTTTCAAACCCTTGTTTAAGTACATGGAAGAAGGCCATAAATCTTAATATTCAGTAGTGGGAAGCTGTTCGTGCGTGTCTGGGGCGATGAAGAAGACCTCATAGACAATAGCTGCAATGGCAGCGCCGACGAATGGACCGAGCCAATAGACCCAGTGGTTGTCCCACGTCCAGCTGACCACGGCTGGTCCGAAGGAGACTGCAGGGTTCATGGATGCGCCATCAAAGGCACCACCAGCCAAGATGTTGGCACCCACAATGAAACCAATTGCAATGGGTGCAATGATCCCAATGTTACCCTTCTTCGGGTCAACAGCTGTGGCGTATACAGTGTAAACCAAACCAAAGGTCATCACGATCTCGAAAACCACTGCGTTCCATGCTCCTACCCCAGATGACAAGCTAAATGCTGATGTTGTCTGCATCATACAAACAACTTGGTTAAACATTAAATTGAAACTTCGGTTTTTATTATTATCTCAGTTCATATACGTATATATGAAACCTTACCAGTCCACCAGTTGAAAACTTGAGAAGCAAGCAAGCAACAACGGATCCGAGCAACTGAGCAATCCAGTACAAAATACTCCTGAACAATGTAATATGGCCACCAACAAAGGCACCGAATGTGACGGCAGGGTTTACGTGCCCACCGGAGATGTTAGCACCGACGGAAACCGCCACAAACAACGCGAAGGCGTGAGCCACTGATGCCGCTACTAATCCCGCCGGTGTTGATGAGCCATTGTCAGTGAGCTTGTCTGCACAAAGATACATGCACATAAACGTTGAGGTTGGTTAATTAGGCTTAATACATAAAACAGTGCCAATCGGCATCTTGAAATTCATCAAACTTTGTTCTAACCGAACAtgttaattaagtatttaagtgGGTTTGAAGAGATCAAGATGCGTACTAAAAGCCATGCCGGAGCCTTCGCCGGCGAAAACAAAGATGAGCATTGAAATAAACTCAGCTAGAGCTGCCTTGAGGGCATCGGATTGGCTAGCTTCCGCTGGGGAGCCTACTGCAATTCGAGAAATCGGCATTCTCCACCCGAAAAGTGAAAATCTAGCTGGACTTAGAGCttcaaaactaaaaaagaaaataaaagccaATTCGTCGATACCCTTGTCTCTCTCTCGCTTGCTTCAGCTTTCTTCAATGGTAATTATATATAGGGGTCCAATGTAACGACTACGAACCGGACGATCCGGTTTAAAATCGGTAACtagcaaaattttcaacaaaagaaaaaatattgtaGGCGAGGGAGGGCCTCCAAATCTCCCCCATTATGCCACGTGTACGGTAGATGTGGACTTTGATGGCCAATCCGAGCGCGGAGAATTTTAATCACCGACAGAGAATGACATTGGTGGCACTGGGTTCCGCCCCTCTTATGATTTTGGTTGTTTTCTCTTGACCGACCATCGGATTGTTTATAAACGAGGTGACGTGGACGATGGTGGTTAGCTTTGCTGGCCTCATTAAGCCATTATCATGGACTAATCAAGATTAACTAAGGGGTAAATCCAAATCGTTTATTATCTGGTAAAACcgtaaaaatttaaagatttaagTTGTTAAACAAGTGTGCTTTGACCTTAACATTTTTCCCAGAATTGTTTGGTACTAGAAAAAGTTTTTgctttcaaaataaatttaaaattaaaaaaccttATGCTGCACTCTCTTTttatgcaaaattttattttgagttcgtgattttcctttttatatatgcattttttgataataaaatatacatacagataatttatttttaattttacggatttatataaaagttaattttaattttacggATTTATATAAAAgtgcatttttctttttttttttccccttAATTTCCTTTTTAGTTGCACAATTAGAAATTAGGTCAAATTATATTATTAGACCCTGTAAATTGCCTAAATTGTTGATTTAGTAATTTgatgaatttcaatttttatgctttttaaattttgaattttagttatAACTAAAAGGTAacaattaaatttgtttggttgaattatgttattagtcatatatcatgcataaaatTGTAGATTTATTCTATATTACCCAACTAGATCATTTTTAGTCGctatatttctgaaattttaaaattttaatcttaatacAAATGACAATAATTAAATCTATTAACTGATTTTTTGTGAGTAATGCATGAAAAAATAGGAAATTAACATAACATTACATGTGtaataatatgatttttatttcaaaaattgaaaataacatAACTTAACTTAATCAATTCAATAGCTAACCATTTGgtgaagactaaaattttaaaattctacaAGTATAGAGactgaaaatgaccaaattaaagtatagggactaaaccCACAATTTACACATAGTACATAcattaatagcaaaatttaaccttaGAATTAAAAGACTAATGAAAGAAAACTATTGGATTATTTTAATCTGTAAACTCATTTCTGCACATTAAACTAATTTGTGGCTAGtaataaataacattaaacaaATTTGTGGacaataaaaaagtaaataatttattattttctcacCTCTGATCTATCACTCTGACCAAGTAATATCATGTGACTTATTGGTCTTGCAAATTCATCTGTCGATATTTTTGTGGCCAATAATTTCGCAATACTTCCATCATTAAATTTTACAATGAAAGTTGAGGAGATTGTAAATTCTTTTAAATGTGATTGTtgaaatcaattaattaaattttttttatcgatttttttaaaaaaaaaccggTTTATTGATTAAATCAaggaaattatatttaaaaattgagtccAGATTTCTAGATAAAATCTACTTTCATCCTTCTAAAACGCAGGTTAAACAAAACAAGTTGTTTTTAAATCCAAAACGGTTTTTGCATTAGGAAATTATTTAAAGGAGTTGCAGCTTTTATCGGACGAAATGAGAATAACGTGATCACGTTAGTCTAAACATTTTTATTAATCAGATTAGATTAGAATGATAAGAAGGGCTAAAATTAGTTGTTAAAAGGAATTGAAAATGAAGTAGGTATTGGGGGAAGGTGGACTTTAGGAATTTTGAAATGGAATAAATAAGCAGCTGTAGTTATCAAACCAACACTTTTCTTAATCTAATAATTGGGATTATGGGTCGGTTTAATATTGTCCAACAATGTTTTttgattttgtttaa
The sequence above is drawn from the Gossypium hirsutum isolate 1008001.06 chromosome A05, Gossypium_hirsutum_v2.1, whole genome shotgun sequence genome and encodes:
- the LOC107959085 gene encoding protein SOSEKI 2 isoform X2, whose amino-acid sequence is MAVSSRGKMTEFGGIVSRKWNDREISPERNKVWIEPKPHNNKSSLTERKVSVVYYLSRSGQLEQPHFMEVPLSSNDGLYLKDVINRLNLLRGKGMASLYSWSSKRSYKNGFVWHDLAENDFIYPSHGQEYILKGSEILDHTINSQALDITSASFRLPKPAESQKSENEHDFPSIRRRRNQSWSSIDLHEYKVYKSESRPESIGRIAADASTQTDDKRRRRKALVKEPEIEELESTESQSQELELNHTTELSREEISPPPSDSSPETLESLMKADGRLRLGNGGGSNEDSLNRTAEGCPSGRIKASSVLMQLVSCGSMSFKDCGASSEKDEGFSFIGHYKSRLPRGAGNCSQVGKEAGIERETGSFSRVSLEDKEYFSGSLIETKKEEIPNLKRSSSYNADRSSQLQLAGKEMDGVRTKCIPRKPRT
- the LOC107959085 gene encoding protein SOSEKI 2 isoform X1; the encoded protein is MAVSSRGKMTEFGGIVSRKWNDREISPERNKVWIEPKPHNNKSSLTERKVSVVYYLSRSGQLEQPHFMEVPLSSNDGLYLKDVINRLNLLRGKGMASLYSWSSKRSYKNGFVWHDLAENDFIYPSHGQEYILKGSEILDHTINSQALDITSASFRLPKPAESQKSENEHDFPSIRRRRNQSWSSIDLHEYKVYKSESRPESIGRIAADASTQTDDKRRRRKALVKEPEIEELESTESQSQELELNHTTELSREEISPPPSDSSPETLESLMKADGRLRLGNGGGSNEDSLNRTAEGCPSGRIKASSVLMQLVSCGSMSFKDCGASSEKDEGFSFIGHYKSRLPRGAGNCSQVGKEAGIERETGSFSRVSLEDKEYFSGSLIETKKEEIPNLKRSSSYNADSRSSQLQLAGKEMDGVRTKCIPRKPRT
- the LOC107959084 gene encoding probable aquaporin TIP1-2 codes for the protein MPISRIAVGSPAEASQSDALKAALAEFISMLIFVFAGEGSGMAFNKLTDNGSSTPAGLVAASVAHAFALFVAVSVGANISGGHVNPAVTFGAFVGGHITLFRSILYWIAQLLGSVVACLLLKFSTGGLTTSAFSLSSGVGAWNAVVFEIVMTFGLVYTVYATAVDPKKGNIGIIAPIAIGFIVGANILAGGAFDGASMNPAVSFGPAVVSWTWDNHWVYWLGPFVGAAIAAIVYEVFFIAPDTHEQLPTTEY
- the LOC107959085 gene encoding protein SOSEKI 2 isoform X3, which gives rise to MAVSSRGKMTEFGGIVSRKWNDREISPERNKVWIEPKPHNNKSSLTERKVSVVYYLSRSGQLEQPHFMEVPLSSNDGLYLKDVINRLNLLRGKGMASLYSWSSKRSYKNGFVWHDLAENDFIYPSHGQEYILKGSEILDHTINSQALDITSASFRLPKPAESQKSENEHDFPSIRRRRNQSWSSIDLHEYKVYKSESRPESIGRIAADASTQTDDKRRRRKALVKEPEIEELESTESQSQELELNHTTELSREEISPPPSDSSPETLESLMKADGRLRLGNGGGSNEDSLNRTAEGCPSGRIKASSVLMQLVSCGSMSFKDCGASSEKDEGFSFIGHYKSRLPRGAGNCSQVGKEAGIERETGSFSRVSLEDKEYFSGSLIETKKEEIPNLKRSSSYNADRHKPNTNLMKGLK